The Mastomys coucha isolate ucsf_1 unplaced genomic scaffold, UCSF_Mcou_1 pScaffold3, whole genome shotgun sequence DNA window gaaggaaagaactaattCCTGAAAATTGCCCTGTGACCTGTACACATATGTGGCATGTTTTGTTCACATATGTGaacgttttgttgttgttgtccgttttgggtttgtttttttgttttcgagacagggtttctctgcctggCTGCCCTGATCTcacttagaccaggctggcttcagaaatctgcctgcctctgcctccaaagcatgggaattaaaggtgtgcgccaccaccacctggcaacacagaatgtttttaaagattcagtGTCGTCTTTGGTTATGCAGTaaatttcaggtcagcctggccttcatgtctgtttttttaaagttgagaAAAAGGATAAACTTattacagatattttctttttcagctgCCTTTCTAACCCAAACTGTATGTCTTGATGACACAACggtaaaatttgaaatttggGATACAGCTGGCCAAGAACGGTATCACAGCCTAGCGCCAATGTACTACCGAGGAGCACAAGCAGCCATAGTTGTGTATGATATCACAAATGAGGTAGGTATAAAAGCTTACTACCCTAAAGCCATTTTTAGTACTTATCATTTTTAATACTTATGATTTGGTTAAAGATCTTTGGAAAATTCATTTGTAGCTAGTCATAACATTTCTGCCAAAGCTATTCTGAGTGAAATATCAAATGAAAGTGCCTTAAATGATATAGTACTAAAAAATTTTCCTCCCACAGGGTCATGATAAAGCAGTGGTTCtaaacctgtgggttgcaacccctttggggatctAACCACATTTTGAcagatcacctaagaccatcctgcatatcagattttTACAGCACATTTCATAACactaataaaattacatttatggttgggggtcaccacaatataaggaactgtattaaagttttcagcattaggaaggttaaaaaCTACTGCACTAGAGTTTTTAAGCCTTATCTCATAGAGAATGCTTCCTAACTGTTTTGAGCTTATGCCAGAtagcttttccttccttttaacaggaatcctttgcaagagcaaaaaACTGGGTTAAAGAACTTCAAAGGCAAGCAAGTCCTAATATTGTGATAGCTTTGTCAGGAAACAAAGCTGACTTAGCAAATAAAAGAGCCGTTGACTTCCAGGTATGTagaattttacttttaacttaaaatcttatgttttaaaggaattttaaaccttaaaaataaagacGTTGAAAAAGcatacaaagccaggcagtggtggtgcatgcttttaatcctaccacttgggaggcagagccaggtggatttctgagtttgaggtcagcctggttctacagaatgagttctaggacagccagggctatacagagaaaccctgtcttgaaggagaaaaagagaggggccGGGTAtgtggtagagggagagagaaggggaaggagggaggggaagcatgCAAAACAGTATTTTTCCTGATGGAGTCATGGATATACCTCAGACAATTGATAGAtcaagcacttgcctagcatgtgttgTCTTGGGATGTTTTTCTTACCTTAtgtacatatactacatatattgCTATACAAACACACGTacgtttgtatgtgtgtgtgcatgcacgcccATTTACATAGCTGCCCttaaaagacaattaaaaaataGAGACTCAGCTACTCTTCATTTGAGACCCAGCAGTGTGACTAAGCACATAAAGGTGCTGAGTTCTATGCCTAGAACCAGGTAGTGAAGGGAGAGagattgtcttctgaccaccCCCCACATGCATACTGACTGGCAGATACCTACCCccaagcatgcatacatacatagtataCATGTATAGCTATAtagcatacatacaaatatataaagtatatgtactatgtatgtatgtaaaaataataatgcttCAGTCAGACATGGCAGTGCACCCCTATAATcccattacttgggaggcagaggtaggagtaTTGCcacaagttttaggccagcctgatcttgaAAGACCTCCagtttgtatatatttaagataaTTAATTCAGAATGTCTTCTACTATAAAACAGTAAATATTACTCATTTacaaaatgatttatattttttaaaactatttatctTGCACAGAAAGCTCTGGCTGTGGCCTAATATGTAGGTGGGACTGTTTCTTCATGACATTGGTGGAGCATACATAGAGGAAGCTACTGTATCGTGGCATATTAAGCAGAGCACTTTACACTTGTAACTTCTTTAATTCTTAAGGTGACCTGTGTAAAGTCTGTTATCTGCTATGCTATCCAAAACAGTTACACTCCCCAGCAAAGCACCTTAGAGAGCTTCAGTTTTGTTCAGAAGTGGCCCTGTGCTGTAACAGCTCAAAGTGGTCTTAGTTGTTCTGAGAGGATCAAAGGCAGTAATACAGGTAAACTGGAAAACATAACAGAAATGTAGGACAGTTTGTAATTTTAAGGGAAATAGTTCATAATGTAGTTTGAATTTTAATGCTATATGTCATTGAAAATTAAACATGAGGATGATACAGTATATgcttaaaggatttttttttaaaaaaacaggaagCACAGTCCTATGCAGATGACAACAGCTTGTTATTTATGGAGACATCGGCTAAGACATCAATgaatgtaaatgaaatatttatggcAATAGG harbors:
- the Rab5a gene encoding ras-related protein Rab-5A, producing MANRGATRPNGPNTGNKICQFKLVLLGESAVGKSSLVLRFVKGQFHEFQESTIGAAFLTQTVCLDDTTVKFEIWDTAGQERYHSLAPMYYRGAQAAIVVYDITNEESFARAKNWVKELQRQASPNIVIALSGNKADLANKRAVDFQEAQSYADDNSLLFMETSAKTSMNVNEIFMAIAKKLPKNEPQNPGANSARGRGVDLTEPAQPARSQCCSN